The Pirellulales bacterium genomic interval AAATAGGTCTGCTTCGAGGTTTTCGCGGCAACTTCGTTCGGAGCGCGGAAATGAAAGCCCGCATGCTGCGGATCGCCGTCGAGCTTCACAGGGCCGTCGGCCGTCGTGAGCGTCGAAGCGAAATCGATCAGCGTTCCACCGGGAACGTTGTACACCGTCATCTCCCGGCGCTCGTGGGCGAACACTTCTTTCTTCTCGCCATGCCAATCGATGGCCAGCAGTTGCCGGCCGAGAACGGGGCCGGCCTCGGTGTCCAAAAACCCTTCATGCGATTCATAACTGTCGCCAAGGCATTGCCACGTGTCGGCATGCTTCAGGTCGTCCGGTTCGCCGTAGGTGATCCGATTGAAACCGTAGAACAGGCCGCGATGGTGCGTGTCCTGTCCGCCCGGACCCTTGGTGAGCAGAATCTTTCCCGTGGAATCGAAAACGTGGTGATAGGGTTTGTACGTTCGCTGATGGCTCGCCTTCGTCGAATCGTCGAGGGCGTGATACATGTACTGCATCACGGGCCGGCCAGCGAGCGTGAGCAGCATGTGAGCGCCGGGCGTGTCTTTCCAATGAAAACCTTGGTCTGAAGGCATCAGGCCGGCCGTGAATGGGGTCGCACCGGCGGGAAAGATCTCGGCAACGAAGCGGGCCGATGCGCCGGCTTTGAGTTGCGGCAGAATGAAATCCAGTTCCCGCTGCGTGGCCCCGTGTGCCGCGGCGTGTTCCGAAGCGTTCAACCGTGGCGGGCCAAGCTGCGCTGGGATCTCTTTCTGATCGCTACCGACGAGTTTTACGACCGTCGACGTTTGGAATTCGGCCGGAACCGCAAGCAAGACCGCCACCGGGGTGTCCGTCCGGTCATGTTTGCCGGCCTCGACCGTCAGATCGAATTTCGCACTGCGCGGCGAGTCGGCCATCGCATGGCGAGCGATTGCCAGCACAAAAATTGCCGCGGCGGCGAAACAAATAATCCGCTTCATCGAAGTCGATCCGGTTTGATGTTAAATCGGCGGAAATTAGCGGCGATTCAATTGCATCAGCAATTGCAGCACATACCAGAACAGCAGCGCGACGGCGGCAAACAGCGCCAGCGAGGCCGCGACGTGCTGCCCGATGCGGTAGTGGTGCATCACGTTCGACGTGTCGTAGAGAATGTAGCCGCAGGCAAACGCGATCATCGCCACGGTGAACGGGATTCCGATATTATGGCCGCTCAGGCACGCCCAGCCGATAATCACCATGGCCGCGATTCCGCCGATCATCAAAATGCCGCGCAGATAAGAAAAATCGTGGCCCGAGATAAACACGATTGCCGTCAATGCTCCGACCAAGAGCGCGGTGATCCAGCCGGCCGTGAAAATCAGGTTCGGCGAATAATGCTCGGCCACCATCAACAGCGGCAGGAATATAACCGCTTCGCCGACGACATATAGCACCAGCCCCGCGTATTGCCTCGGCACGGAGGTGCTCGATTGGGCCCAACTGTTGGCGACGTAGCTGATGCCCATGAACGCTCCGAGCACGATCAGCCAACTGTACCGGCTGGAAAACATCAGTTGCACGAGGTCGGGAGCAAACGGTGCCCGGATCAGAATCGCTTCCAGGCCGATGAATGCAGCCACGGCCCCGGCGAGATGCAAGTAGGTCTTGCGGATGAAATCGGCGCGCTCGTCGGCGGCCGCCTGCCAGGCAAGCGTTCCCCACGGCGAACGATACGGATTGTCGGCGGAACTCATGGCGAAAACCTTTCGAATAGAGCGGATGGCAAAGAGTTTGTTTGGCGACGTTATTGTTACTGGGCAAAATCGCGATAAACGGCCGATTGCTACAGCATTTAGCGTAGGAAGGCACCGCTAGTGCGTCAACCATTTGCGGATGGATCAAGTGTACCATATGGGGGCGAGGTGCGGCGGCTGTCGCCTTTTGCGGGACTGTCCCCTTTTGCGGAGTCGGGGACTGTCCCCCTCTGCCTCGGAGCAAAAGGGGACCGTCCCCTCTGCCTCCCCCCTCTCCCTTCCGTGCCCCGGAGCCACGAGCCACCAAACGCCAGGGGGTTTGACATTGCCGCGCCGATTCGCAATCCTCTGCGGTTTCGGGAGATTCACCGGCCGGTCTGGCCAGCCGTGGCCTGCAAGGAGATGCAAACGGTGCGACGGAGCGAAGTGGAAGCGTTGGCAATCGGCCTCATGCGGCAGCACGGCCTCGAACGTTGGCAGTTCGCCTTCAATCGCCGCAAGCGCAGCCTCGGGCTATGTCGCTATACCTTGCGGCGGATCGAACTGTCGAGCCATTTCGCGCTCGCTCACGACGAAGTGGAAGTGCGCGACGTGATCCTGCACGAAATCGCGCATGCCTTGGCGGGCCATGCCGCCGCCCATGGCCCACGGTGGAAATCGATTTGCCAGACCATCGGAGCCCGGCCCGAGCGCTGCAGCGTTGCTCGCATGCCGCCGGGCCGCTGGCGAGCGACGTGTCCGGCGTGCAGCGACGAATTCAGTCGCTTCCGCCGCCCCATGCGAAATCGAGTCTACTCCTGCCCCAAGTGCGGCCCGGCAAACGGCAAGCTGTCGTTTCGAACAAATCCGTAGGTCAGGCTTTCCGGCCTGACCTCGGCCCCGCCGTCATTGCGGCTGCCTCGGCCATCCAGGTATGCTCGATGAGTTCCGAGATCGATCCGCGCCGCCGAGCCATGCATGATGGAAAAAAGCGACGAGAAAAGAGTAGCCATCGTCACCGGCGGCGGGCGGAAGCGGCTCGGCTCGTTTGTCGTCGATGCGCTCGCCGAACGGGGCTATTCACTCACCGTGCACTATTTAAGTGCCGCGACTGAGACGGAAGCGGCCGTCGCGGCAATGAATGCCAGTGGCAAGACGGCAATTGCCGTGCGGGCCGACCTTAGCGACGAACAGGCCGTCGCCGGGCTCGTCGAGCAAACACTCGATCGGTTCGGCCGCGTCGATGCGCTCGTGAATTGTGCGGCCATCTGGGAGCGGAAGCCGCTCGAACAGACGACCGCAGCCGACGTTCGCCGGCATTTCGAAATCAACGCGCTGGGTACGTTTCTCTGCTGCCAGCATGTCGGTTTGGCGATGGTTCGACAGGACGAGGGGGGCTCGATCGTTACATTTGGCGATTGGGCCGAAGCGCGACCTTATCGCAATTACTCAGCCTACTTTGCGTCAAAAGGAGCGATCGTCGGCATCACGCGGTCGCTGGCGGTCGAGCTGGCGTCGCGTAATCCGCGCGTGCGGGTGAATTGTATCCTGCCCGGGCCGGTGCTTCTCCCCGCCGACTTGCCCGAGGCCGACCGACGGCGGGCGATCTACGGAACGCTTGTGAAGCGGGAAGGCCGGCCGGCAAACATCGTGCAGGCCGTGCTGCATTTTATCGACAACGACTTCGTGACCGGCGCATGCCTGCCGGTCGACGGCGGCCGCACCTTATTTTCCGACGACGAATGATCGCCCTCATGCATCCCGCGCTGGCAGCCTTGCAGCAGCGATTCCCGCTCGCCACGAGCCGCGTACAGATCGCCGATTGGCAGTTTGAATTATCGCGGCCGGCCAATCCCGACGACCTGATTTCCGAGCCTGATTTCGATCGCGACGGACGATTGCCCTATTGGGCGGAGCTTTGGCCGAGCGCGACGGCGATGGCCGAACGAATTGCCGCTGAAAAGGGACGCGGCCGCCGGCTGTTGGAGCTTGGTTGCGGGCTGGGCCTGGTAACGCTGGCGGCAATTCGGGCTGGGTTTGAGGTCGTGGCCACGGATTATTACGACGAGGCGCTGGCGTTTACCGAAGCGAATGCGCTTCGCAACGGACTCGCAACGCCGGCGACACGGCTAGTGGATTGGCGGCGATTTCCCGCCGGCCTGGGCCGGTTCGATTTGGTCGTCGCATCGGATGTGTTGTTCGAGAAGCCGAATATCCCGTTGGTGGTGGCGGCATTCCTGCGGTCGATTCTTCCCGGTGGAGAAGGCTGGCTCACCGATCCGGGGCGTCCGCCCGCGGCAGCCTTTGCGGCCGAATGCAATTCTCAGGGGTTGCGAATCGTTGCGAAGCGCCAACTCCCAGTGGTGAAGCCCGGCAATTCCGAAAGGCCCGCGGCGCGGCAGATGATCGACTTCCACGAATTGGCGTTGCCGCAGTCATCCGCGGATGCTTAGCAAGAATTTTGCAAGCGCACAGGCATAACGCACTCCTGAGATATTCGCGAATCAAACTGCGTCCAGCACGCAAGAAACAATAGCTTCGTCAACGTAGCAGGCACACTCCGTGTGCCGTCTGCGCTCCGCGGTGCGTTGCGCATAGAGCAGCGGCATACGGAGTGAATGCGATTCTTTTCAGGTTTTGACAAGCCGCAGGCGCCGACGGTGAAAAACGATCTCGTAAATTCGCTCAGGGTCGACTCCGAAGCGGTTGCATGACAAAAAGGTCGTTTCAAAAAAATGGACGAAATCGAAAAATCACAGCCACTCCGTGTGCCGTCTGCGCTCCGCGGTGCGTTGCGCGTAGAGC includes:
- a CDS encoding DUF6807 family protein translates to MKRIICFAAAAIFVLAIARHAMADSPRSAKFDLTVEAGKHDRTDTPVAVLLAVPAEFQTSTVVKLVGSDQKEIPAQLGPPRLNASEHAAAHGATQRELDFILPQLKAGASARFVAEIFPAGATPFTAGLMPSDQGFHWKDTPGAHMLLTLAGRPVMQYMYHALDDSTKASHQRTYKPYHHVFDSTGKILLTKGPGGQDTHHRGLFYGFNRITYGEPDDLKHADTWQCLGDSYESHEGFLDTEAGPVLGRQLLAIDWHGEKKEVFAHERREMTVYNVPGGTLIDFASTLTTADGPVKLDGDPQHAGFHFRAPNEVAAKTSKQTYFVRPDGVGKLDENRNWSGRNDPKTTNLPWKGMCFVLGEKRYTAALIDRPSNPKDARYSERSYGRFGSYFVYTMTKDKPLRVAYRFWIQDGEMQPDQIARLADDFVEPPAVTVKPVE
- a CDS encoding methyltransferase domain-containing protein, with the protein product MIALMHPALAALQQRFPLATSRVQIADWQFELSRPANPDDLISEPDFDRDGRLPYWAELWPSATAMAERIAAEKGRGRRLLELGCGLGLVTLAAIRAGFEVVATDYYDEALAFTEANALRNGLATPATRLVDWRRFPAGLGRFDLVVASDVLFEKPNIPLVVAAFLRSILPGGEGWLTDPGRPPAAAFAAECNSQGLRIVAKRQLPVVKPGNSERPAARQMIDFHELALPQSSADA
- a CDS encoding Bax inhibitor-1 family protein, whose translation is MSSADNPYRSPWGTLAWQAAADERADFIRKTYLHLAGAVAAFIGLEAILIRAPFAPDLVQLMFSSRYSWLIVLGAFMGISYVANSWAQSSTSVPRQYAGLVLYVVGEAVIFLPLLMVAEHYSPNLIFTAGWITALLVGALTAIVFISGHDFSYLRGILMIGGIAAMVIIGWACLSGHNIGIPFTVAMIAFACGYILYDTSNVMHHYRIGQHVAASLALFAAVALLFWYVLQLLMQLNRR
- a CDS encoding SprT-like domain-containing protein; translated protein: MRRSEVEALAIGLMRQHGLERWQFAFNRRKRSLGLCRYTLRRIELSSHFALAHDEVEVRDVILHEIAHALAGHAAAHGPRWKSICQTIGARPERCSVARMPPGRWRATCPACSDEFSRFRRPMRNRVYSCPKCGPANGKLSFRTNP
- a CDS encoding SDR family oxidoreductase, which encodes MMEKSDEKRVAIVTGGGRKRLGSFVVDALAERGYSLTVHYLSAATETEAAVAAMNASGKTAIAVRADLSDEQAVAGLVEQTLDRFGRVDALVNCAAIWERKPLEQTTAADVRRHFEINALGTFLCCQHVGLAMVRQDEGGSIVTFGDWAEARPYRNYSAYFASKGAIVGITRSLAVELASRNPRVRVNCILPGPVLLPADLPEADRRRAIYGTLVKREGRPANIVQAVLHFIDNDFVTGACLPVDGGRTLFSDDE